The following proteins come from a genomic window of Nicotiana tomentosiformis chromosome 12, ASM39032v3, whole genome shotgun sequence:
- the LOC138902886 gene encoding uncharacterized protein — MDEYSDEKMAVIQVNAKARNLLYNAIGGEEYEKISSCDTAKEMWDKLKVTYEGTSKMKESESIEEMFASFSKTIGDLKAFGRPYSSGRKRIGNLNLKFVKSKEMYFKKKFKNCNCNSMAYANPPVTALSGRIKRITNQLEKEPVEKGSTNFITQIFQDRSRSPKTVSILLELTKKDPRNLGYLKEGNNFILQKRHRKSQKGKWYLDSACFSHITGDKNLFKEVTQINGENVKFGDDTKGKIIGTGTVQFINNCDIIEIYLMDGLNYNLLSISQLCDSGYEVKFKKTGCTIEDETDKALKNFEISAKALREKKEESVHVILYDNNSMVVKGIIVGDEDINQDESKTNESQKLKKSTNNNNEPPKSTNEPISNHVEPQKELIA, encoded by the exons ATGGATGAATACTCTGATGAGAAAATGGCAGTAATACAAGTTAATGCCAAGGCACGAAATCTTCTATACAACGCGATAGGTGGAGAAGAATATGAGAAGATCTCAAGCTGTGATACTGCTAAAGAGATGTGGGATAAGTTGAAAGTCACTTATGAAGGGACAAGCAAA ATGAAAGAAAGTGAATCCATTGAGGAAATGTTTGCCTCATTCAGTAAAACAATTGGAGATCTAAAAGCTTTTGGAAGACCATACTCAAGTG GAAGAAAAAGGATTGGGAACTTAAACTTGAAGTTTGTGAAATCGAAAGAGATGTACTTCAAGAAGAAGTTCAAGAATTGTAATTGCAACTCAATGGCATACGCAAATCCACCAGTCACAGCTCTGTCAGGTCGAATCAAGCGAATTACAAATCAATTGGAAAAAGAACCTGTTGAAAAAGGATCTACTA ATTTCATAACTCAAATATTTCAGGATAGATCTAGAAGCCCAAAAACAGTTTCGATATTACTAGAACTAACCAAAAAGGACCCAAGAAATcttgggtacctaaaagaagGTAATAATTTTATTTTGCAGAAACGCCATAGGAAAAGTCAAAAAGGGAAATGGTATCTAGACAGTGCGTGTTTCAGTCACATAACGGGTGACAAGAATCTATTCAAAGAAGTTACACAAATAAATGGAGAAAATGTCAAGTTTGGTGATGATACGAAAGGTAAAATCATTGGCACCGGTACAGTCCAATTCATTAATAACTGTGATATTATAGAAATTTATCTTATGGATGGACTCAACTATAATCTCCTAAGCATAAGTCAGTTGTGCGACTCTGGATATGAAGTCAAGTTCAAGAAAACAGGTTGTACTATCGAGGATGAGACAGATAAAGCTTTGAAGAATTTTGAGATTTCAGCAAAAGCATTGAGAGAGAAAAAGG AGGAATCAGTTCATGTTATTTTGTATGATAATAATTCAATGGTAGTAAAAGGAATCATTGTAGGTGATGAAGACATCAATCAAGACGAATCAAAGACGAATGAATCTCAAAAACTAAAGAAATCCACTAACAACAACaatgaacctccaaagtcaactAATGAACCTATCAGTAATCATGTTGAACCTCAAAAGGAGTTGATTGCGTAG